Proteins encoded together in one Anas acuta chromosome 10, bAnaAcu1.1, whole genome shotgun sequence window:
- the SLC38A8 gene encoding solute carrier family 38 member 8, which yields MEGGEGRPLLGPPSTGSAGLSSAGAVFIMLKSALGAGLLSFPWAFSKAGGAVPAILVELGSLVFLVSGLAVLGYAAALSAQPTYQGVVRAVCGPAAGKLCELCFLLNLFMIAVALLRVVGDQLEKLCDSLYPAGTLSGGPPWYADQRFTLPALCVLVIFPLSVPREIGFQKYSSILGTLAACYLTLVIVLKYHLQEGSLSSPRPPWPPRASSWASMFSVIPTICFGFQCHEACVAIYSSMRNQSFSHWVAVSVLSMLICLLIYSLTGLYGYLTFGDAVAADVLMSYPGNDPVVIVARLLFGVSIVTIYPIVVLLGRSVVRDLWAHPKRGAAPLADGPERRSRVALTISWMAATLAIALFVPDIGKVIELIGGISAFFIFIFPAGLCLVCMTGSQSIGPRKKAALVAWGILSVLGGTFVCGQSAALAVMGLLH from the exons atggaggggggTGAGGGGCGGCCACTGCTGGGACCACCGAGCACGGGCAGTGCTGGGCTCTCCTCCGCCGGTGCCGTCTTCATCATGCTCAAGTCGGCGCTGGGTGCCGGGCTGCTCAGCTTCCCCTGGGCGTTCAGCAAGGCCGGGGGGGCCGTGCCTGCCATCCTGGTGGAGCTG GGCTCGCTGGTGTTCCTGGTGAGCGGGCTGGCGGTGCTGGGCTACGCGGCGGCGCTCAGCGCCCAGCCCACCTACCAGGGGGTCGTGCGGGCAGTGTGCGGGCCGGCAGCGGGGAAGCTCTGCgagctctgcttcctcctcaacctcttCATGATCGCCGTGGCCCTCCTCAGGGTGGTGGGCGACCAGCTGGAGAAAC TGTGTGACTCCCTGTACCCTGCCGGCACGCTGAGCGGGGGCCCCCCCTGGTACGCGGACCAGCGCTTCACCCTCCCGGCTCTCTGCGTCCTCGTCATCTTCCCACTCTCCGTCCCCAGGGAGATCGGCTTCCAGAAGTACTCCAG CATCCTGGGCACGCTGGCTGCCTGCTACCTCACCCTGGTCATCGTCCTCAAGTACCACCTGCAGGAAGGGAGCCTCAGCTCACCCCGGCCTCCCTGGCCCCCCAG GGCCTCCTCCTGGGCCTCCATGTTCAGCGTCATCCCCACCATCTGCTTCGGCTTCCAG TGCCACGAGGCCTGCGTGGCCATCTACAGCAGCATGCGCAACCAGAGCTTCTCCCACTGGGTTGCCGTCTCCGTGCTGTCCATGCTCATCTGCCTCCTCATCTACTCCCTCACGG GGCTGTACGGCTACCTCACCTTCGGCGATGCCGTGGCGGCCGATGTCCTCATGTCCTACCCAGGGAATGACCCCGTCGTCATTGTCGCCCGCCTGCTCTTCGGCGTCTCCATCGTCACCATCTACCCCAtcgtggtgctgctgggcag GTCGGTGGTGCGGGACCTGTGGGCGCACCCCAAGCGCGGGGCGGCCCCACTGGCTGATGGCCCTGAGCGGCGGAGCCGGGTGGCGCTGACCATCTCCTGGATGGCCGCCACGCTCGCCATCGCCTTGTTCGTCCCCGACATCGGCAAGGTCATCGAGCTCATCGGTGGCATCAGCgccttcttcatcttcatcttccc ggcagggctgtgcctggtGTGCATGACGGGGAGCCAAAGCATCGGGCCGCGCAAAAA GGCCGCTCTCGTCGCCTGGGGCATCCTCTcggtgctggggggcacctTCGTGTGCGGGCAGAGCGCTGCCCTGGCCGTGATGGGGCTGCTGCACTGA